A genomic region of Salinibacterium sp. NK8237 contains the following coding sequences:
- a CDS encoding cell division protein CrgA, which translates to MARNSAEKSSSRPAEDAPNAVWFKPVMFGFMLIGLAWIIVFYVSNQQLPIASLESWNILVGFGILFVGFLMTTRWR; encoded by the coding sequence ATGGCCCGTAACTCTGCAGAAAAATCATCGTCGCGTCCCGCTGAAGACGCCCCCAACGCGGTCTGGTTTAAGCCCGTCATGTTTGGCTTCATGCTGATCGGGCTCGCGTGGATCATCGTCTTCTATGTCAGCAACCAGCAGTTGCCGATCGCATCGCTTGAGAGCTGGAACATTCTCGTTGGATTCGGCATCCTCTTCGTCGGATTCCTTATGACAACGCGGTGGCGCTAG
- a CDS encoding class E sortase, whose protein sequence is MVLENGRRARRSAKGRRPISFIGVLGEIFITAGVVVLLFLVWQTWINSYFVSNAQRDDALQLSQEWSKGEAITLAPTERADPGVPVVDEAPAQAEAFGTLIVPRFGADYAIPIAESVALYSVLNAQGVGHYTGTQMPGEVGNFAVAAHRTGYGDPFFDIDKLQLGDSIYVETEAGWYRYVYRSLEYVMASGVGVLEPVPQFAGAVASDRIMTLTSCNPIHTADERVIAYAVYDTWYPRSEGAPSEIAAIVQNIEGAG, encoded by the coding sequence ATGGTTCTCGAAAACGGTCGCCGAGCGCGGCGCAGTGCGAAGGGCCGCCGACCCATCTCCTTCATCGGAGTGCTCGGTGAAATCTTCATTACCGCTGGCGTGGTCGTTCTGTTGTTTCTGGTCTGGCAGACCTGGATCAACAGCTATTTCGTAAGCAACGCACAACGCGACGATGCCCTTCAGCTAAGCCAAGAGTGGAGCAAGGGCGAAGCTATTACTCTCGCGCCAACTGAGCGTGCTGACCCTGGCGTGCCCGTCGTTGACGAAGCACCCGCGCAAGCGGAGGCGTTCGGCACTCTGATTGTTCCGCGTTTTGGCGCAGACTACGCGATACCGATCGCTGAAAGTGTCGCCCTCTACAGCGTTCTCAACGCACAGGGTGTTGGCCACTACACCGGAACCCAAATGCCCGGCGAAGTCGGTAACTTTGCGGTTGCTGCACACCGCACCGGATACGGTGACCCGTTCTTCGACATCGACAAGCTCCAACTCGGCGACAGTATTTATGTCGAGACTGAAGCAGGTTGGTACCGCTATGTTTATCGTTCGCTTGAATACGTCATGGCCTCAGGGGTTGGTGTGCTTGAGCCTGTTCCACAGTTTGCAGGTGCGGTAGCTAGTGACCGCATCATGACATTGACCAGCTGCAATCCCATTCACACTGCGGACGAGCGCGTTATTGCGTATGCGGTGTATGACACTTGGTATCCGCGCTCAGAGGGAGCGCCCTCCGAGATCGCCGCGATCGTGCAAAATATTGAAGGAGCTGGCTAA
- a CDS encoding gamma-glutamyl-gamma-aminobutyrate hydrolase family protein, which yields MTRILVVDNYDSFVYTLNGYLLELGATTEVVRNDAFSADDAATVLADYDAVLLSPGPGTPADAGVSIPIVHAALAAGIPLLGVCLGHQAIAEALGATVTHADELMHGKTSQIEHDDSLIFRDLPQPFTATRYHSLAIVDGTVPDDLVVTARTHDGIIMGVQHATQPVYGVQFHPESVLTEGGYLMLGNWLSRVGMTEAPALAKTLTPLVHN from the coding sequence GTGACTCGCATTCTCGTTGTTGATAACTACGACAGCTTTGTTTATACCCTCAACGGGTACCTACTCGAACTCGGTGCCACAACTGAGGTCGTGCGCAATGATGCTTTCAGTGCGGATGACGCCGCGACGGTTCTTGCGGACTACGACGCCGTGCTGCTCTCGCCCGGCCCCGGAACTCCAGCAGACGCCGGAGTGAGTATTCCGATCGTGCATGCAGCCCTTGCAGCGGGCATCCCGCTCCTAGGAGTGTGCCTCGGGCACCAAGCTATCGCTGAGGCGCTCGGCGCTACGGTGACGCACGCCGATGAGCTCATGCATGGCAAGACGTCGCAGATCGAACACGACGACAGTCTTATTTTCCGTGACTTGCCTCAGCCATTCACCGCGACGCGATACCACTCGCTCGCTATCGTCGACGGCACTGTTCCCGACGACCTCGTTGTCACGGCACGCACGCATGACGGAATCATCATGGGAGTACAGCACGCTACACAGCCGGTCTATGGCGTGCAGTTCCATCCGGAGTCTGTGCTCACCGAGGGCGGGTACCTCATGCTCGGCAACTGGTTGTCTCGCGTTGGAATGACGGAAGCACCGGCACTAGCTAAGACGCTCACCCCTCTAGTACACAACTAG
- the pknB gene encoding Stk1 family PASTA domain-containing Ser/Thr kinase — translation MSEGVAKDVRQLAGRYQIGELLGHGGMADVHLGTDTRLGRRVAIKLLKPSLANDPAFRTRFRREAHDAAKMAHPTIVRIFDAGEESVVDETGHETLIPFIIMEYVDGRLLKDIVAEGPIAPEESARIVSQVLTALEYSHRAGVVHRDIKPGNIMVTKSGQVKVMDFGIARAVSDSAATIAESSAIVGTAQYFSPEQARGEGVDARSDLYSTGVVLFELLTGQPPFTGANPVAVAYQHVNSEPVPPSTMVAAVSPALDAVVLRSLAKDRFDRYQSAAEFRTDVEAAAIGSVPDRKQLASTDFNSTLFGVNPNTTAGTDATFRQLAVDENDRTPRTQNRPPVAWIWGGIALMAVIIVSVVVWAFSLTPAQLAGTSAVDVPDVASLTYEEGSSLLTELDLVPKRVNQASETIDEGIIIRTDPGPGQTVPLGLEIQVVVSLGRTPVTVPNVSNMKEDAAISLLESAGLVYGSTSQTYSPNLSKGTVISSDPRGDAERTADGEIIREGETVNLVVSNGLVQVPDVTGQAIGDANSTLTALQLSVKLNADFGCSGNTVSYQSIIGDQAQKSQITLNYCAG, via the coding sequence ATCCCGCCTTCCGCACTCGTTTCCGTCGCGAAGCTCACGACGCTGCAAAGATGGCGCATCCCACCATCGTGCGAATTTTCGATGCCGGTGAAGAGTCCGTTGTCGATGAGACGGGTCATGAGACTCTCATCCCGTTCATCATCATGGAATACGTCGATGGTCGACTGTTGAAGGACATCGTCGCTGAAGGCCCGATCGCTCCTGAAGAGTCAGCGCGCATCGTCTCGCAAGTGCTCACCGCTCTTGAGTACTCGCACCGCGCCGGGGTCGTTCACCGCGATATTAAGCCCGGAAACATCATGGTCACCAAGAGTGGCCAGGTGAAGGTCATGGACTTCGGAATTGCACGAGCTGTCTCTGACTCCGCTGCAACAATTGCCGAGTCAAGCGCCATCGTCGGCACCGCCCAATACTTCTCGCCCGAACAAGCCCGCGGCGAAGGGGTCGATGCTCGCTCCGATCTCTACTCCACCGGCGTTGTTCTGTTCGAGCTTCTCACTGGTCAGCCTCCGTTTACTGGGGCGAACCCTGTTGCCGTAGCGTACCAACACGTCAATTCTGAGCCTGTGCCCCCGAGCACGATGGTTGCTGCGGTCTCTCCCGCTCTTGATGCTGTCGTGTTGCGCTCCCTCGCGAAGGATCGCTTCGACCGCTACCAGAGTGCTGCAGAGTTTCGCACCGATGTCGAAGCTGCGGCTATCGGCTCCGTTCCGGATCGCAAGCAGCTCGCATCCACAGATTTCAACTCCACGTTATTTGGAGTCAACCCCAACACCACAGCCGGCACCGATGCAACTTTCCGCCAGCTCGCAGTTGACGAGAACGACCGTACCCCGCGCACTCAAAACCGTCCTCCGGTTGCCTGGATTTGGGGCGGCATCGCTCTTATGGCGGTCATCATCGTTTCGGTCGTCGTGTGGGCCTTTAGCCTCACTCCGGCGCAGCTGGCTGGCACGAGCGCTGTCGACGTCCCCGACGTCGCGAGCCTGACCTACGAAGAGGGTTCCTCGCTGCTCACTGAGCTCGACCTCGTTCCCAAACGCGTCAATCAGGCTAGCGAGACGATCGACGAGGGCATCATCATCCGCACGGATCCAGGACCAGGCCAAACCGTTCCGCTCGGTCTCGAAATCCAAGTGGTCGTGTCGTTGGGCCGCACACCCGTAACCGTCCCGAACGTCAGCAACATGAAGGAAGATGCGGCGATCTCGCTCCTTGAGTCCGCTGGCCTGGTCTACGGATCGACCTCTCAGACTTACTCGCCCAACCTCAGCAAGGGCACCGTGATCAGCTCTGACCCGCGCGGTGATGCAGAGCGCACGGCAGATGGTGAAATCATCCGCGAGGGTGAAACTGTCAACTTGGTAGTCTCTAACGGCCTCGTTCAGGTTCCAGACGTCACCGGTCAAGCAATCGGCGATGCCAACTCAACGTTGACTGCCCTCCAACTCAGCGTCAAGCTGAATGCGGACTTCGGATGCTCGGGCAACACGGTCAGCTACCAGTCGATCATTGGCGATCAAGCCCAAAAGTCCCAAATCACTCTGAACTACTGCGCTGGTTAG